A section of the Oryzias latipes chromosome 8, ASM223467v1 genome encodes:
- the smcr8 gene encoding guanine nucleotide exchange protein SMCR8 isoform X1, which translates to MTVCGAAVSNAFPGRTTMIGSPDVVAFTKEDESSPDSSPLPEEFSVSLHPPADSNPWAKTSYAKFIKDFILISEFSEQVGPQPLLTIPDDPKVCGTFDLNYFSLRIMSVDYQASFVGHTPGSGYPRLSFVEDSRVVLGDSKEGAFAYVHHLTLYDLEARGFVRPFCMAYVTADEKKIMQQFQELSLRFSQASECLKAGNRRAFAKELQRKLQDLEYTHSVLQKEEGLQREAGPQSMYSAHAVEKANELANVEKSIYEHRDLLKQISSYHRRQRRDPYAVSCQKCVSECLSECEELLDKYAKLASPFSYSQKGLTGEGGDSGEGEEEGDKEEKPSYTPQLIKGKSAKCFDKRLKTLQELCDETFYEATVELLKETERSFRGDLCYLHIRRLDRAFRRKHKVVNFLFEEDLEDHESEDEAGRLRPFCAVNHSIDNCVQLIPPHIVLASEAVEISQPEHPGPAHVAFEASAAQELGTVESYLESSASDQTLETQESSEETKGSFSSDRSGVDQAEKQESSDPTPDQNTDMERESSSDDMETTAGEDEGENKEDQTPVSLLDVVSELEAFKEELVSEPPVPGDSTCCMAQEGFLYEASGPHAVSCRQHSELSQTLVVRREPHALLPLQGDYTVGSPSSGSPAAGLELPVEIFGDAVFQMSAEDGSDCTMSASTGSDRAASPIGFGGVATLREKKKGAQSTLRFVRQYPFSMQALWCLLSGRTLVVLGADEGRVRRLVAALTLFVPAAGKCGERVQAWLSCPFTLTDLQRWKLIGLQRVASPLGSSMLHSLSRYSRYISILDVDQKTLRCPPYRGRLLANIADHRTFIRRGSTYLLHIQSTLCRLAAKAFLLAFTHHLHVPVSSEEGPEDIEARRRGFLQEQLGLDEEDSQILLHLGRLITQQYLQPPSTVAAPAFSFNYTTSVLYKI; encoded by the exons ATGACTGTCTGTGGTGCTGCTGTCTCTAATGCCTTTCCTGGCAGAACCACTATGATCGGCTCCCCGGATGTGGTGGCTTTCACTAAAGAGGATGAGTCTAGTCCAGACTCGTCTCCTCTCCCAGAGGAGTTTTCGGTTTCTCTCCACCCACCGGCCGACTCCAACCCGTGGGCCAAAACGTCTTATGCCAAATTCATCAAAGACTTCATCCTCATTTCAGAGTTCTCTGAGCAGGTGGGCCCTCAGCCTCTCCTCACCATCCCCGATGATCCTAAAGTGTGTGGCACCTTTGATCTCAACTACTTCTCCCTGCGCATCATGTCCGTGGACTACCAAGCCTCCTTTGTGGGTCACACACCTGGAAGCGGCTATCCGAGGCTCAGTTTTGTAGAGGACTCCAGGGTGGTACTGGGGGACTCCAAAGAGGGGGCGTTTGCTTATGTCCATCACCTCACCCTTTATGACCTGGAAGCTAGGGGCTTTGTGCGGCCTTTCTGCATGGCCTATGTTACAGCGGATGAGAAGAAAATCATGCAGCAGTTTCAAGAGTTATCACTCCGCTTCTCACAGGCCTCAGAGTGCCTGAAAGCTGGAAACAGGAGAGCATTCGCCAAAGAACTCCAGAGAAAACTTCAAGACCTCGA GTACACCCACTCTGTGTTGCAGAAGGAGGAGGGTCTGCAGAGGGAGGCGGGGCCCCAGAGCATGTACTCCGCCCACGCCGTGGAGAAGGCCAACGAACTGGCGAACGTGGAAAAGAGCATCTACGAGCACAGGGACCTGCTGAAGCAGATCAGCTCCTACCATCGGCGTCAGCGGCGCGACCCGTACGCCGTCAGCTGCCAGAAGTGTGTTAGCGAATGCCTGAGCGAGTGTGAGGAGCTTTTAGACAAATACGCCAAGCTAGCCAGCCCCTTCAGCTACAGCCAAAAGGGGCTGACTGGAGAGGGAGGTGACAGTGGCGAaggggaagaggagggagacaaagaagaaaaaccatCCTACACGCCGCAGCTGATCAAAGGCAAGTCTGCCAAGTGTTTCGACAAACGGCTGAAGACCCTGCAGGAGCTGTGTGATGAAACGTTCTACGAGGCCACCGTGGAGCTGCTGAAGGAGACCGAGAGGAGTTTCCGGGGCGACCTGTGTTACTTACACATCCGACGCTTGGACAGAGCCTTTCGCAGGAAACATAAAGTTgtcaacttcctgtttgaggaGGATCTGGAAGACCATGAGAGTGAGGATGAAGCTGGAAGACTGAGACCGTTCTGCGCTGTGAATCATTCCATTGATAACTGTGTGCAGTTGATTCCACCTCACATTGTTTTGGCATCAGAAGCGGTGGAAATAAGTCAACCAGAACATCCAGGCCCCGCTCATGTGGCGTTTGAGGCCAGCGCTGCTCAGGAGCTTGGAACTGTGGAGAGCTATCTGGAGTCCTCTGCCTCTGACCAGACTTTAGAGACTCAGGAGAGCTCGGAGGAGACGAAAGGAAGCTTTAGCAGCGACAGGAGTGGAGTGGATCAAGCTGAGAAACAAGAGAGTTCTGATCCAACACCTGACCAGAACACGGACATGGAGCGGGAGAGCAGCAGTGATGACATGGAGACCACTGCAGGGGAGGATGAGGGGGAGAACAAGGAAGACCAGACGCCTGTGTCCTTATTGGACGTGGTTTCTGAGCTGGAGGCGTTTAAGGAGGAGCTGGTATCTGAGCCGCCAGTTCCAGGGGATTCTACATGCTGCATGGCCCAGGAGGGTTTCCTGTACGAGGCGTCAGGCCCTCATGCCGTGTCTTGTCGCCAACACTCTGAGCTCTCCCAAACTCTGGTGGTCAGGCGGGAGCCTCACGCCCTCCTCCCACTTCAGGGCGACTACACTGTGGGGTCTCCGAGCTCAGGAAGCCCTGCAGCTGGACTGGAGCTTCCTGTGGAGATCTTTGGAGATGCAGTTTTCCAGATGTCTGCAGAGGATGGGTCAGACTGCACCATGAGCGCCTCCACGGGGTCCGATCGAGCTGCCTCGCCTATCGGCTTTGGGGGCGTGGCGACCCTTCGTGAGAAGAAAAAGGGTGCTCAAAGCACCTTGAGGTTTGTGCGTCAGTATCCCTTCTCCATGCAGGCCCTGTGGTGTCTGCTGAGCGGCAGGACTCTGGTGGTCCTCGGGGCAGATGAGGGGCGTGTCCGCCGCCTGGTTGCTGCTTTAACTCTGTTTGTACCAGCTGCTGGGAAGTGTGGAGAGCGGGTCCAAGCCTGGCTGTCGTGCCCCTTCACCCTCACGGATCTGCAGAGATGGAAACTCATTGGACTGCAAAG AGTTGCATCACCCTTGGGCTCCAGCATGCTCCACTCGCTGTCCCGCTACAGCCGCTACATTTCCATTTTAGATGTTGATCAGAAGACCTTGCGCTGCCCTCCGTATCGTGGCCGGCTGCTCGCGAACATCGCCGACCACCGCACCTTCATCCGCAGAGGCTCCACCTACCTCCTCCACATTCAGAGCACGCTCTGCCGCCTGGCAGCCAAGGCCTTCCTGCTCGCCTTCACCCACCACCTCCATGTGCCGGTCAGCTCCGAGGAGGGGCCAGAGGACATAGAGGCCAGGCGTCGCGGTTTCCTGCAGGAGCAGCTGGGGTTGGATGAGGAGGACAGCCAGATTCTGCTGCACCTCGGCCGCCTCATCACTCAGCAGTACCTGCAACCCCCCAGCACTGTTGCAGCCCCGGCTTTCAGTTTTAACTACACCACCAGCGTTTTATACAAAATCTGA
- the smcr8 gene encoding guanine nucleotide exchange protein SMCR8 isoform X2, whose product MTVCGAAVSNAFPGRTTMIGSPDVVAFTKEDESSPDSSPLPEEFSVSLHPPADSNPWAKTSYAKFIKDFILISEFSEQVGPQPLLTIPDDPKVCGTFDLNYFSLRIMSVDYQASFVGHTPGSGYPRLSFVEDSRVVLGDSKEGAFAYVHHLTLYDLEARGFVRPFCMAYVTADEKKIMQQFQELSLRFSQASECLKAGNRRAFAKELQRKLQDLEYTHSVLQKEEGLQREAGPQSMYSAHAVEKANELANVEKSIYEHRDLLKQISSYHRRQRRDPYAVSCQKCVSECLSECEELLDKYAKLASPFSYSQKGLTGEGGDSGEGEEEGDKEEKPSYTPQLIKGKSAKCFDKRLKTLQELCDETFYEATVELLKETERSFRGDLCYLHIRRLDRAFRRKHKVVNFLFEEDLEDHESEDEAGRLRPFCAVNHSIDNCVQLIPPHIVLASEAVEISQPEHPGPAHVAFEASAAQELGTVESYLESSASDQTLETQESSEETKGSFSSDRSGVDQAEKQESSDPTPDQNTDMERESSSDDMETTAGEDEGENKEDQTPVSLLDVVSELEAFKEELVSEPPVPGDSTCCMAQEGFLYEASGPHAVSCRQHSELSQTLVVRREPHALLPLQGDYTVGSPSSGSPAAGLELPVEIFGDAVFQMSAEDGSDCTMSASTGSDRAASPIGFGGVATLREKKKGAQSTLSCWEVWRAGPSLAVVPLHPHGSAEMETHWTAKSCITLGLQHAPLAVPLQPLHFHFRC is encoded by the exons ATGACTGTCTGTGGTGCTGCTGTCTCTAATGCCTTTCCTGGCAGAACCACTATGATCGGCTCCCCGGATGTGGTGGCTTTCACTAAAGAGGATGAGTCTAGTCCAGACTCGTCTCCTCTCCCAGAGGAGTTTTCGGTTTCTCTCCACCCACCGGCCGACTCCAACCCGTGGGCCAAAACGTCTTATGCCAAATTCATCAAAGACTTCATCCTCATTTCAGAGTTCTCTGAGCAGGTGGGCCCTCAGCCTCTCCTCACCATCCCCGATGATCCTAAAGTGTGTGGCACCTTTGATCTCAACTACTTCTCCCTGCGCATCATGTCCGTGGACTACCAAGCCTCCTTTGTGGGTCACACACCTGGAAGCGGCTATCCGAGGCTCAGTTTTGTAGAGGACTCCAGGGTGGTACTGGGGGACTCCAAAGAGGGGGCGTTTGCTTATGTCCATCACCTCACCCTTTATGACCTGGAAGCTAGGGGCTTTGTGCGGCCTTTCTGCATGGCCTATGTTACAGCGGATGAGAAGAAAATCATGCAGCAGTTTCAAGAGTTATCACTCCGCTTCTCACAGGCCTCAGAGTGCCTGAAAGCTGGAAACAGGAGAGCATTCGCCAAAGAACTCCAGAGAAAACTTCAAGACCTCGA GTACACCCACTCTGTGTTGCAGAAGGAGGAGGGTCTGCAGAGGGAGGCGGGGCCCCAGAGCATGTACTCCGCCCACGCCGTGGAGAAGGCCAACGAACTGGCGAACGTGGAAAAGAGCATCTACGAGCACAGGGACCTGCTGAAGCAGATCAGCTCCTACCATCGGCGTCAGCGGCGCGACCCGTACGCCGTCAGCTGCCAGAAGTGTGTTAGCGAATGCCTGAGCGAGTGTGAGGAGCTTTTAGACAAATACGCCAAGCTAGCCAGCCCCTTCAGCTACAGCCAAAAGGGGCTGACTGGAGAGGGAGGTGACAGTGGCGAaggggaagaggagggagacaaagaagaaaaaccatCCTACACGCCGCAGCTGATCAAAGGCAAGTCTGCCAAGTGTTTCGACAAACGGCTGAAGACCCTGCAGGAGCTGTGTGATGAAACGTTCTACGAGGCCACCGTGGAGCTGCTGAAGGAGACCGAGAGGAGTTTCCGGGGCGACCTGTGTTACTTACACATCCGACGCTTGGACAGAGCCTTTCGCAGGAAACATAAAGTTgtcaacttcctgtttgaggaGGATCTGGAAGACCATGAGAGTGAGGATGAAGCTGGAAGACTGAGACCGTTCTGCGCTGTGAATCATTCCATTGATAACTGTGTGCAGTTGATTCCACCTCACATTGTTTTGGCATCAGAAGCGGTGGAAATAAGTCAACCAGAACATCCAGGCCCCGCTCATGTGGCGTTTGAGGCCAGCGCTGCTCAGGAGCTTGGAACTGTGGAGAGCTATCTGGAGTCCTCTGCCTCTGACCAGACTTTAGAGACTCAGGAGAGCTCGGAGGAGACGAAAGGAAGCTTTAGCAGCGACAGGAGTGGAGTGGATCAAGCTGAGAAACAAGAGAGTTCTGATCCAACACCTGACCAGAACACGGACATGGAGCGGGAGAGCAGCAGTGATGACATGGAGACCACTGCAGGGGAGGATGAGGGGGAGAACAAGGAAGACCAGACGCCTGTGTCCTTATTGGACGTGGTTTCTGAGCTGGAGGCGTTTAAGGAGGAGCTGGTATCTGAGCCGCCAGTTCCAGGGGATTCTACATGCTGCATGGCCCAGGAGGGTTTCCTGTACGAGGCGTCAGGCCCTCATGCCGTGTCTTGTCGCCAACACTCTGAGCTCTCCCAAACTCTGGTGGTCAGGCGGGAGCCTCACGCCCTCCTCCCACTTCAGGGCGACTACACTGTGGGGTCTCCGAGCTCAGGAAGCCCTGCAGCTGGACTGGAGCTTCCTGTGGAGATCTTTGGAGATGCAGTTTTCCAGATGTCTGCAGAGGATGGGTCAGACTGCACCATGAGCGCCTCCACGGGGTCCGATCGAGCTGCCTCGCCTATCGGCTTTGGGGGCGTGGCGACCCTTCGTGAGAAGAAAAAGGGTGCTCAAAGCACCTTGAG CTGCTGGGAAGTGTGGAGAGCGGGTCCAAGCCTGGCTGTCGTGCCCCTTCACCCTCACGGATCTGCAGAGATGGAAACTCATTGGACTGCAAAG AGTTGCATCACCCTTGGGCTCCAGCATGCTCCACTCGCTGTCCCGCTACAGCCGCTACATTTCCATTTTAGATGTTGA